From a region of the Nonlabens sp. Hel1_33_55 genome:
- a CDS encoding serine hydrolase domain-containing protein — MTKAILTTILFLTISQLGFSQTNFDKEKLDSYFQALEDNEKFMGSVAVSKDGELLYTNSIGFADVENNVEATEETKYRIGSITKTFTTVLAMKAVENKMLDLDQTIDKWFPSIENASEITVEHLLGHRSGIHNFTNDEEYLTYNTQSKTEQELVDIIANGGSDFEPDSQAEYSNSNFVLLTYILEKTFEKPYSELVKEHIVEPIGLTDTYVFGNLDTANNEAKSYKFLNTWNVEPETDASIPLGAGAITSTPVDLTKFADALFAGKLVTPESLEIMKTIKDGYGKGLFQFPFYENIGYGHTGGIDGFSSVYTYFPESKVSYALTSNGTNINNNDISIAVLNAVYNKPYEIPSFTSYSLTTEELDPYLGVYASSQIPMKITITKEGATLIAQGTGQPAFPLEATEKDTFKFDQAGAKFQFNPSENSMILFQGGGQILFSKEQN; from the coding sequence ATGACTAAAGCTATTCTCACCACGATTCTGTTTCTCACGATTAGCCAACTCGGTTTCTCTCAAACCAATTTTGATAAAGAGAAACTAGACAGCTACTTTCAAGCACTAGAAGACAACGAAAAATTCATGGGCAGCGTTGCTGTGTCAAAAGATGGCGAGCTGCTTTACACCAACTCCATAGGCTTTGCAGACGTGGAGAATAATGTAGAAGCCACTGAGGAAACGAAGTATAGAATAGGCTCTATAACCAAAACCTTCACCACAGTATTGGCAATGAAAGCCGTCGAAAACAAGATGCTGGACTTAGATCAAACCATTGACAAATGGTTCCCATCTATTGAGAACGCTAGTGAAATCACCGTAGAACATTTGTTAGGACATAGAAGCGGTATCCATAACTTTACTAATGATGAAGAATATTTAACTTACAATACCCAGTCAAAAACGGAACAAGAACTGGTAGATATCATTGCCAATGGTGGTAGCGATTTTGAACCAGACAGCCAGGCAGAATACAGTAATTCCAATTTTGTATTGCTGACCTACATACTTGAAAAGACTTTTGAAAAACCGTATTCAGAATTGGTCAAAGAGCATATTGTTGAACCTATAGGATTGACCGACACCTATGTCTTTGGAAACTTAGATACTGCTAATAATGAAGCCAAATCCTATAAATTTCTAAATACTTGGAACGTAGAACCAGAAACAGACGCTAGCATTCCGTTAGGTGCTGGAGCCATCACATCAACACCAGTAGACCTCACCAAATTTGCAGACGCTTTATTTGCTGGAAAATTGGTGACGCCAGAAAGTTTAGAAATCATGAAAACCATAAAAGATGGTTATGGTAAAGGACTATTTCAGTTTCCTTTCTATGAAAATATAGGGTATGGTCATACCGGCGGCATTGATGGATTTAGTTCGGTTTATACCTATTTTCCAGAGAGTAAGGTTTCTTATGCTTTAACTTCAAATGGGACTAATATCAATAACAACGATATCTCTATCGCTGTGCTAAATGCTGTTTATAATAAGCCCTATGAAATTCCTTCGTTTACAAGTTATAGTTTGACCACAGAAGAGTTGGACCCATATTTAGGAGTTTATGCATCCAGCCAAATTCCTATGAAAATTACAATTACCAAAGAAGGAGCTACGTTGATCGCTCAAGGAACTGGTCAACCGGCCTTCCCACTAGAAGCCACAGAAAAAGACACCTTCAAGTTTGATCAAGCAGGAGCAAAATTTCAATTCAATCCCTCAGAAAACTCTATGATCCTATTTCAAGGCGGCGGACAGATTTTATTCAGCAAAGAGCAAAACTAG
- a CDS encoding DUF3192 domain-containing protein codes for MTSAKMNKLELGMSKEQVTQILGNDYTIAEKRVQDSNEIEVLSYRDFYNKDEFYLFLFKDQKLEKWYRELLPHDKVEVN; via the coding sequence ATGACAAGTGCAAAAATGAATAAACTTGAATTAGGTATGTCCAAAGAACAAGTGACGCAGATATTAGGGAATGATTATACTATTGCAGAAAAGCGAGTTCAAGACAGCAACGAAATAGAAGTTTTATCTTATCGAGACTTTTACAATAAGGACGAATTTTATTTATTCCTTTTTAAGGATCAAAAATTAGAAAAGTGGTATCGAGAGTTACTACCTCATGATAAGGTTGAAGTTAATTAA
- a CDS encoding nitroreductase family protein, with protein sequence MDCDTLIVFSRIDNIELFEKHVNENLTQSSVDYFNDYIRPQTEEQVKAWFDKQVYLALGILLSACAQMGIDSTPMEGVEPENYDKILNQTDYATIMAVAIGYRDPEDKNQPSKNPKSRKDLSDVVESI encoded by the coding sequence TTGGACTGTGATACATTGATTGTTTTCAGTCGCATTGATAATATCGAACTGTTTGAAAAGCATGTCAACGAAAACTTGACGCAAAGCTCGGTCGATTATTTTAACGACTACATAAGACCACAAACAGAAGAACAGGTCAAGGCCTGGTTTGATAAACAAGTCTATCTAGCATTGGGAATTTTGCTAAGCGCATGCGCGCAAATGGGCATCGATTCCACACCCATGGAAGGTGTAGAACCAGAAAACTACGACAAGATCTTAAATCAAACAGATTACGCCACCATCATGGCAGTAGCCATAGGCTACAGAGATCCAGAGGACAAAAACCAACCCAGCAAGAATCCAAAGTCAAGGAAGGATCTTAGTGATGTGGTGGAGAGTATTTGA
- a CDS encoding Eco57I restriction-modification methylase domain-containing protein, whose product MELKILKPRKSINKAFLKIKPNRTEIESFKMNLIQLLDRTNDVESEEFHKNLVIDFFKKTYYEPNHFVNTKGKTDLVIHNGNKAKSNVGVLIEAKKPTNKSEMLSKNKLNAKAFQELVLYYLRERITNKNLEIKHLVVTNINEWFVFDEHLFERIFARNNKFVKQFQDFEAGKKSTNVFYNEIAAPFIDNIEHEIEFTYFDIREYEKPLRNDNPKDDNKLISLFKLFSPEHLLKLPFANDSNSLDIKFYGELLHIIGLAETRKGSKKLIDRKKKGERNTGTFLENAIIQLDSLDKINRLDNPSHFGTNQEERLFNVGLELNITWINRILFLKLLEAQLKTYHKGDKSYEFLNIKKIQNYDDLNSLFFQVLAKQQSERNEDVLEIFGKVPYLNSSLFEPTGIEHGTLFISNLSDDKTIPIYPSTVLKNKNGKKRTGNLSTLEYLFEFLNAYDFSSEGKEEIQEDNKSLINASVLGLIFEKINGYKDGSFFTPGFITMYMCRETIRKSVIQKFNETKNWNCKDLDSIYDKIEDRQEANSIMNSLKICDPAVGSGHFLVSALNEILAIKNDLKILQDRDGKRLKEYQFEVVNDELIITDEDGELFEYNPTNRESQRIQEAVFNEKQTIIEKCLFGVDINPNSVKICRLRLWIELLKNAYYKNERELETLPNIDINIKCGNSLISRFELEADLKKALKSSKWTIDSYRIAVDTYRNAQNKEQKRAMEKLIDDIKSDFKSQISLNDKKVKRLNKLKSEIFLMTEHPQMFEISKKEKTAWNKKLKILTKESKKLETVIEEIKNNKIYEEAFEWRFEFPEILDDNGNFIGFDAVIGNPPYGLFNKKQNKKVALTTDKLAVELLKHKYPEATGGVINAARIFYAFGIKISSKTGYQCMIIPYGVLTDTTSVKLRKHIFNNHSLLKVEAFPERDSTKRRVFEDVKMSTAILLTSSSKANNSFDIGVSYNREISENRAEFKTQELVELNPELVQIPLTDTASFNLLSKIYKTKDVIKLGAISPCITGEVDMTFGKSALTKNDNDKLLLKGVQIDRFIMKTEQSQISQGDIEFINEIIFDDIGSSKKIADSQTKRIALQGLTGVNEKHRLKGTYIKENIFLANSCNYLLKPNNYDLELLLGWFNSSLLNFVFKTRSTSSNVNGYEVDNLPFIDSDSNSKIQALSHKILAIKEQNIDGETNLLEKDIDYLIYGIFNLTKNEIKIIEKANA is encoded by the coding sequence ATGGAATTAAAAATATTGAAACCTAGAAAATCGATAAATAAGGCTTTCTTAAAAATAAAACCGAACAGAACGGAAATTGAAAGTTTCAAGATGAATTTGATTCAACTACTCGACCGAACAAATGATGTTGAATCGGAAGAATTTCATAAAAATTTAGTGATTGATTTCTTTAAAAAGACTTACTATGAACCAAATCATTTTGTAAATACTAAAGGGAAAACAGATTTAGTCATCCATAATGGAAATAAAGCAAAAAGTAATGTTGGAGTTTTAATAGAAGCCAAAAAGCCTACCAACAAATCTGAAATGCTATCTAAGAACAAATTAAATGCTAAGGCATTTCAGGAATTAGTGCTCTACTATTTAAGAGAGAGAATCACTAATAAAAATTTAGAAATAAAACATTTAGTTGTAACAAATATTAACGAATGGTTCGTTTTCGACGAACATTTGTTCGAAAGAATATTTGCTCGGAACAATAAATTTGTAAAACAATTTCAAGATTTTGAAGCTGGAAAAAAATCTACAAATGTTTTCTATAATGAAATTGCAGCACCATTTATAGATAATATAGAGCATGAGATTGAGTTTACTTATTTCGACATTAGAGAATACGAAAAACCATTACGTAACGATAATCCAAAAGATGACAATAAACTTATTTCACTTTTTAAATTATTTTCCCCAGAACATTTATTAAAACTACCATTTGCAAATGACAGTAATTCTCTTGATATAAAATTTTATGGAGAGTTATTACATATTATTGGACTTGCGGAAACCAGAAAAGGAAGCAAAAAATTAATAGACCGTAAGAAAAAAGGTGAAAGAAATACTGGTACATTTCTTGAAAATGCAATAATTCAACTTGATAGTTTAGATAAGATAAATAGACTTGACAACCCTAGTCATTTCGGAACAAACCAAGAGGAACGCTTATTTAATGTTGGACTCGAATTAAACATAACTTGGATTAACAGAATTTTATTTCTTAAACTTTTAGAAGCTCAATTAAAAACATATCATAAAGGAGACAAATCTTATGAATTTTTAAATATTAAAAAAATACAAAATTACGATGATTTAAACAGCCTTTTCTTTCAAGTACTAGCAAAACAACAATCAGAAAGAAATGAAGATGTATTAGAAATTTTCGGAAAGGTACCTTATTTAAATAGCTCGCTTTTTGAACCAACTGGAATTGAACACGGAACATTATTTATTAGCAATTTAAGTGATGACAAAACAATTCCAATTTATCCCTCTACCGTTTTAAAGAACAAGAATGGAAAAAAAAGAACAGGAAATTTAAGCACACTTGAATACCTATTTGAATTTCTGAATGCTTACGATTTTAGTAGCGAAGGGAAAGAGGAAATCCAAGAAGACAATAAATCCTTAATTAATGCCTCGGTTCTCGGTTTAATTTTCGAGAAGATTAATGGTTACAAAGATGGCTCTTTTTTCACACCGGGTTTTATTACAATGTATATGTGTCGTGAAACCATTAGAAAATCAGTTATTCAAAAGTTTAATGAAACTAAAAATTGGAATTGTAAAGACCTAGATTCGATATACGATAAAATTGAAGACCGCCAAGAAGCAAATAGTATAATGAACAGTCTTAAAATTTGCGACCCAGCAGTTGGTTCAGGTCATTTTTTAGTTTCAGCGCTTAATGAAATACTCGCAATTAAAAATGACCTTAAAATTTTACAAGACAGAGATGGCAAAAGACTTAAGGAATATCAATTTGAAGTAGTTAATGATGAATTAATTATAACTGATGAAGATGGAGAATTATTTGAATACAATCCTACAAATAGAGAAAGCCAAAGAATACAAGAAGCAGTCTTCAATGAAAAGCAAACCATAATTGAAAAATGTTTGTTTGGTGTTGATATTAACCCAAATTCAGTAAAAATATGCCGATTACGTCTTTGGATTGAATTACTTAAAAATGCTTACTACAAAAATGAAAGAGAGCTAGAAACATTACCAAATATTGACATAAACATTAAATGTGGTAATTCTCTAATAAGTCGTTTTGAATTAGAGGCTGACCTTAAAAAAGCTCTAAAAAGTAGTAAATGGACTATTGACAGTTATCGAATTGCAGTTGATACTTATCGTAATGCTCAGAATAAAGAGCAAAAGCGAGCAATGGAAAAACTAATTGATGACATAAAAAGTGACTTTAAAAGTCAAATTTCATTAAATGACAAAAAGGTAAAACGATTAAACAAATTGAAAAGTGAAATCTTTTTGATGACTGAACATCCTCAAATGTTTGAAATCTCGAAAAAAGAAAAGACAGCTTGGAATAAAAAACTTAAAATACTTACTAAAGAATCAAAGAAACTAGAAACTGTAATAGAAGAAATTAAAAACAATAAGATTTATGAAGAAGCTTTCGAATGGCGTTTTGAATTTCCAGAGATTTTAGATGATAATGGTAATTTTATTGGCTTTGATGCTGTTATTGGTAATCCACCATATGGGTTATTCAATAAGAAACAGAATAAAAAAGTAGCCTTAACTACGGATAAATTAGCTGTAGAATTGTTAAAGCATAAATATCCAGAAGCGACAGGTGGAGTAATAAATGCAGCGAGAATATTCTATGCCTTTGGTATTAAAATTAGTTCTAAAACTGGTTACCAATGTATGATTATACCTTATGGTGTTTTAACTGATACCACTTCGGTTAAACTAAGGAAGCATATTTTCAATAATCATTCTTTATTAAAGGTTGAGGCGTTTCCTGAACGAGACAGCACAAAAAGAAGAGTTTTTGAAGATGTTAAGATGTCTACAGCTATTTTATTAACTTCTAGCTCTAAAGCAAATAATAGTTTTGATATTGGAGTGTCCTATAATAGAGAAATTTCTGAAAATAGAGCTGAATTCAAAACTCAAGAATTAGTAGAATTGAATCCAGAGTTAGTTCAAATTCCTTTGACAGATACAGCCTCTTTTAATCTACTTTCTAAAATATATAAAACTAAAGATGTAATTAAACTTGGCGCGATTTCACCTTGTATAACCGGAGAAGTAGATATGACTTTTGGTAAATCTGCTTTAACAAAAAACGATAATGACAAGTTATTATTAAAAGGTGTTCAAATCGATAGATTCATAATGAAGACTGAACAAAGTCAAATTTCTCAAGGAGATATCGAATTTATAAATGAAATAATATTCGACGACATAGGCTCTTCAAAAAAGATAGCGGACTCTCAAACTAAACGAATTGCATTACAAGGTTTAACTGGAGTCAACGAAAAGCATAGATTAAAAGGCACTTATATAAAGGAGAACATATTTTTAGCAAATTCTTGCAACTATTTATTAAAACCAAATAATTACGATTTAGAATTATTATTAGGCTGGTTTAATTCTTCTTTATTAAACTTTGTATTTAAAACAAGAAGTACAAGCAGTAATGTAAATGGATATGAGGTAGATAATTTGCCCTTTATAGATTCTGATTCTAATTCTAAAATTCAAGCATTATCACATAAAATTTTAGCCATAAAGGAGCAGAATATTGACGGAGAAACGAACTTATTAGAAAAAGATATTGATTATCTGATTTATGGAATTTTTAATCTGACTAAAAATGAAATTAAAATAATTGAAAAAGCCAACGCCTAA
- a CDS encoding DUF5677 domain-containing protein: MNQEQLREEYTRLTRLENIEDCSDLLDIYLKYLFEVIRKNSDDSNTRAESEAKLVHQMIFTKTGHMKELLKGFEYQSEDKSRKLNRIIDPTVIASHTRNLFETISMFNLVFINTKNTDEKIILYNLWASAGLKYRQRFNVVIKDSESQEKLDDEKKQIENLKEEIENTDLYKGLEEKDQNKIQSKLKEKDYKIQFKDNKVEFFSWQETVPLLGVRDGIMDTIYTYFSLYAHPSNVSVFQFGNMFDKEENPFIYITTYNLNNFFFLLSIFVFDYIKLFPEVKTTFEELNQIEQIVIDRQNVFARDESFSINNEWKALG; this comes from the coding sequence ATGAACCAAGAACAATTAAGAGAAGAATATACTCGGCTTACAAGATTAGAGAATATTGAAGATTGTTCTGACCTTTTAGATATTTATTTGAAATATCTATTTGAAGTCATTCGAAAAAATTCTGACGATTCTAATACGCGTGCTGAATCAGAGGCAAAATTAGTTCATCAAATGATTTTCACTAAAACAGGTCATATGAAAGAACTATTGAAAGGTTTTGAATATCAATCTGAGGACAAAAGCAGGAAATTAAACAGAATTATAGACCCAACTGTTATAGCATCTCATACAAGAAATCTTTTTGAAACAATTTCTATGTTCAACTTGGTTTTTATCAACACGAAAAATACCGACGAAAAAATCATACTTTACAATTTATGGGCGTCTGCTGGATTAAAATATAGACAACGTTTTAATGTAGTTATTAAAGATTCTGAAAGCCAGGAAAAGTTAGATGATGAAAAAAAACAAATTGAAAATTTAAAAGAAGAAATTGAAAATACGGACTTATACAAAGGACTTGAGGAAAAGGACCAAAATAAAATTCAATCAAAATTAAAAGAAAAGGACTATAAAATTCAATTTAAAGATAACAAGGTTGAATTTTTTAGTTGGCAAGAAACAGTTCCGTTACTTGGAGTTAGAGATGGAATAATGGATACGATTTATACTTATTTTTCATTATACGCTCATCCCTCAAATGTGTCTGTTTTTCAATTTGGTAATATGTTCGATAAAGAAGAAAATCCATTTATTTACATAACAACTTATAATTTAAACAACTTCTTTTTTCTGTTGAGCATATTTGTGTTTGATTATATCAAATTATTTCCAGAGGTCAAAACAACCTTTGAAGAATTGAACCAGATAGAACAAATAGTGATTGATAGACAAAATGTTTTTGCAAGAGACGAAAGCTTCTCGATTAATAATGAATGGAAGGCACTCGGATAA